GGGGCCAGGTTGACCGCCAGCCAGCCTATTCGAGGGACCTTGGCCGCCTGCTGCGCCTCGGCGGCGAACGGTGCGACGACGATGCCGCCAGTGAGCATCGCCATGAAGGTGCGCCGCTCCATCACTGGGTCCTCGCGCAAGTGTTCTGCGACTTAGGGGTGAGTGATCGGATAGGGGCTTGGAGCAGACGGGCCGGGTCCATGCGGAGCCCTCCTTACAGGCTGGGCGGGAGTCTAGCAGAGTCAGTGCCTCTCCTTCAGCGCGGAGTCCGCGCCGCCGCGCGAAGCCGCGCCGTGTCCTCCGGCACGATCGTCCACGTGCGCTCGTCGATCGCCACGCCGTACTCCCGTCGGGCGTACGCGACGCTGATCTTCTCCTCCATCACGTCCCGCAGCACATGCTCGGGATCGCGCTCGAACGGATCGCCCCAGCCACCGGCGCCGGCCAGCTCGTGGCGGTAGACATCGCCATGCCGCACGGTCAGCGTGCACTTGGCCGGCAGCTCGCGGCTGTCCGGCCCTGGGTTCAGGACGTTGCGCGATGGAGTCCCCGGGCGCCCGCCGGCCAGGCCGTAGGGCAGGTGATGGCGCCGGTCGGTGCGGAGCTGGAGCGTGCCTTCCACTTCCAGGAAGCGATACTGGCGCTCCAGGGCGAGGCCGCCGCGGAACTTGCCGGGGCCGCCCGTGTCGGGCAGGTACCCGTAACGCTCGATCATGAGGGGGTACTCGGATTCGATGATCTCGACGGGATTGTTGGAGAAGTTCACGACGGAGCTGCTGCACGCGTCGACGCCGTCCTTGGTCGGGCGGCCCCCCCAGGAGCCGAACAGGAACTCGAGGAAGACGAAGGGCCGGCGTTCGGCGTCGTAACCGCCGAAGCTCACGCCCGTGTCGCCGCCCACTTCGCACGCGAAGACCCGATCGGGCGCGATCTGAGCGAGAGCGCCGAACACCGCGTTGGCCATGCGGAAGCCGGTGAGGCCGCGGGCGGCGACGGCGGCGGGCATGACGGGGTTGACGACGGTGCCCGGCGGCGCGATCACCTCGATCGGGCGGAAGTAGCCCTCGTTGTTCGGCGGGGAGCCGCCGACCAGATGGCGCACGCACGCATAGACGGCGGACTTGGTGAACGGCAGCGGGGAGTTGATGGCGCCCTTCACCTGCGGCGCCGAGCCCGTGAAGTCGGCAATGAGGCGGTCGCCGGCGATGGTGATGGCCACGGTGATCGGAATCGGGTCGGGATCGATGCCGTCGTCGTCCATCCAGTCGGTGAACGTGTAGCGACCGTCGGGCATGGCGGTGATGGCGTTACGCGCCAGCCGCTCGGCCTGCTCGAGCAGCGCCGTCGTACACGCCGCGAAACGTTCGGCGCCGTACTGCTCGGCCAGCTTCAGGTAGCCGCGCTCACCCGTGAGACAGGCGGCCACCTGCGAGCGCACGTCGCCGAGCACCTGGCGTGGCACGCGCACGTTGCGGTCGATCAGCTCGAACACCGCGTCCACCGGCTTGCCCGCCGCGTAGAGTCGGAGCGGCGGGATACGCAGGCCCTCCTGGAAGATCTCCGTGGCGTCGCAGCCGTTACCGCCGGGCGTCTTGCCGCCCACGTCGAGCTGATGCCCGATGCTCGTGGACCAGCCGACGAGGCGCGCCTCCACGAAGATGGGCTTGAAGATATAAAAGTCGGGGAGGTGAGTCCCGCCCTCGTACGGATCGTTCAGGAGGAACACGTCGCCGGGCTCGAGGCTCCCGCCGAACTTGCGGCGCACGTGGGCCATCGCGTCGGGGATGGAGCCCAAGTGCAGCGGCAGCGTGAGGCCTTGGGCGATCAGGCGGCCGTCAGCGTCGCAGAGGG
This sequence is a window from Candidatus Methylomirabilota bacterium. Protein-coding genes within it:
- a CDS encoding hydantoinase B/oxoprolinase family protein yields the protein MSARDLSDPILLELVKNGLDAIVDEMAIALVRTAYSNNLKNAMDMSCALCDADGRLIAQGLTLPLHLGSIPDAMAHVRRKFGGSLEPGDVFLLNDPYEGGTHLPDFYIFKPIFVEARLVGWSTSIGHQLDVGGKTPGGNGCDATEIFQEGLRIPPLRLYAAGKPVDAVFELIDRNVRVPRQVLGDVRSQVAACLTGERGYLKLAEQYGAERFAACTTALLEQAERLARNAITAMPDGRYTFTDWMDDDGIDPDPIPITVAITIAGDRLIADFTGSAPQVKGAINSPLPFTKSAVYACVRHLVGGSPPNNEGYFRPIEVIAPPGTVVNPVMPAAVAARGLTGFRMANAVFGALAQIAPDRVFACEVGGDTGVSFGGYDAERRPFVFLEFLFGSWGGRPTKDGVDACSSSVVNFSNNPVEIIESEYPLMIERYGYLPDTGGPGKFRGGLALERQYRFLEVEGTLQLRTDRRHHLPYGLAGGRPGTPSRNVLNPGPDSRELPAKCTLTVRHGDVYRHELAGAGGWGDPFERDPEHVLRDVMEEKISVAYARREYGVAIDERTWTIVPEDTARLRAAARTPR